In one Bradyrhizobium sp. 4 genomic region, the following are encoded:
- a CDS encoding Flp family type IVb pilin, with product MTLLKSFLADENGATAIEYCLIATGIALAIITAVNNTGGALLSGKFNSISAAVK from the coding sequence ATGACTTTGCTCAAGTCATTTCTTGCCGACGAAAATGGTGCCACCGCCATCGAGTATTGTCTGATCGCCACGGGCATCGCGCTCGCGATCATCACGGCCGTGAACAACACGGGCGGTGCACTCCTGAGCGGCAAATTCAACTCGATCAGCGCGGCGGTGAAGTAG